Part of the Sylvia atricapilla isolate bSylAtr1 chromosome 1, bSylAtr1.pri, whole genome shotgun sequence genome, ATTTGTTGCTGATCTGTTGCTGGACACGTTGGAGAGCACATCTTGGAGATGACGTATTTAGGCTTGTTGGGCTCtagtgcaggaaaaaaaaaagtgggagagaaaaagacagaaaggaggATGAGAAGTCATTGTTTAAACATTTTCGTGGCTAAATCTGTTTAGGTGAGTAAAGGAGGGCCAGGCAGAAATCCTCAAGGCAAATTTCATGGAattaatcatagaatcatggaaaggtttgggttggaagggaccttaaaatcatccatgggcagggacatttcccaccagaccaggttgctcagaggcccatccagcctggcctgggacacttccagggatgggacagccacagtcTCATAGAATCCTAGAACTATCagggttggaaaaggcctttaagatcatcaagtccaaccagGACTTCCTTGGGCTCCATGTTTTTAGGTTTTGTCAATCCTAATGTGGAACTGGCCCCTGTGGCTTTCAATTCCAGCTGGATGAAGTGATGCTCAGGCTGGGTCGTTCCCACCAAGATCTTTTTTCCTACAACATAAACACAGGGGGAATATTCTGCATGCCCTGGGATTTGGGATAAGAGCACGTGCATGTCTTTGAGGGCGCAGAGTCCCCAGGACAGACCTGAAGGATTTTTCTTGGCACAGGGAGTCAGCCATGGTGAGGTTTGTGCTAAACACTTCTCAAAACAGTTCTGGGAGTGAAACAAGCACAGCTTCAGGTGTGAACCCGCTCCCTGGTCTGTGTGTCCTCATCGTTTTCCCAGTTCCCAGCAGGAATATGTGTCTGGAAACTGCAGCAGGGAGCCACAAGGTCAGTGTCTCCTCGGGGTTGGTCATCACGGCCTGCTGTTTCCATACTGGGATGGAATCCCATTCCTGGGACTGCTCTCCTACAAAACAAACAAGGTGTTGTTCCCAAACCTACTTGTCCCGACGTCCTTCCGGACGGTCACGCAGTGTTTGTCCTCCTTGTCACACATGGAAATGGTCAAACAGTCCTTGTTGGACTCCTGTTCTTGGCAGGTGTAGCACATGAATGGATAAActgggggaggggaaaaaaatagggaaaaaagcaCATTACAAGGTttaaataaaccacaaaaagcTCCAGTGCAGGGATCTCCATTTCTCATTACAGCCTGAGGAATGTTTTTGTGGGAATGACCAGTGGCTTTCTTTATCTCCTGACCCTGGCAGCAGTGCTAAAtccctctctgtctcctctggctcaggctgcagagtgTTATCGATCTGTTTGCaatccccaggagcaggagatgtGAGTGGAATTCaaggatttgggggattttatGAAGGAGATTATTGCtgagccagagcagctcagtcCTGAGGGCTCCACCATGGGAATTGCCAATTACTGCTCAGAGTTTCTCCTGGGCAGGAGAATTTAAATTCTCTCAGCAAAGAGAATTTAAAGATGCCTCTACTGTGTTTTGAGGAAGTGGACAATGCCCAGTGGCCTCCTTCTCTTTCATCTGGCTCAGAGACTGCTGtcacatctctttttttgtgtctgCTTAGACTGGCCTAACCTCAGTTCCAGGAAGTCTGGTGAGAGCCCTCAGACGCTCTGTCAAACTCCTGGTTTTCAGCCTAAAATCGGGAATGAATGGAAAACCTTAATCAAAAGCTTGGTTTAAGTGCTAAAGGCAGATTTGGTGGGGCAATTCCTACATCTGCAACAGGGGCAGATGATTGGCAGGAAGGTCACGCAGCCATGAGTTGAGTTTCCTGTCAGGAATGTCTCTGCCTGCACTCAAAACCACAATGTGTTAGGCCAGACCTctgaaaagcagtaaaacaaaggaagaagagcaaaaaCAGAGTCTGGGTGgtaaaacaccccaaaatatGTGCAGAGCACTCCCCAACTGAACAGACTGAGGTTTTATAGCAGTGTTTGAGTTCAGAGCTTGTGAAATCACCCAGAGCGAAGTGTCGGGGGGGTTTTGTGATTGAGTCCCTTTAAAAGCAAAGCTAATTTTGGGAGGGAAGCAAAGGCAAATGCTGGCTGAGTTCCTGCAAAGTCTGGGGCCAGTCTGTCACTTAGGAAAGGGCAAAAGCAACTAAAGGACACGTCCCTGTGAGTGCACTTTTGCCCGATAAGAAGTTGGCAGTGAGAACATGGAAGGACAGCAGAGGTCACAGCATGAAACAAGAAGTTTCTGatagaaagggaggaaaaaagtcatCAGCTGTTGATtctgtgcagcttttttttttttttttttttctctctacaaGAAGCTGAATTTTCATGTACAGAGTAGAGGATATTCAAAGAGGTTTTAAGGAATTTTTGGCACAACCTTGAATGGCGTTCTTCTCGAGCAAGCCCAGGAAACACGAGCTGCTGGAAATTCCAGGGAATGGGTGCAAAGCCAGACATGAAAACACCCTCAGAGGGTAATTCCCAAGGATTATTGGTCAAACAAATTGGAGAaatggaaggaatttttccctgtgagggtgctgaggccctggcacaggttgcccagagaagctgtggctgccccatccctggaagtgtccaaggccaggctggatggggcttggagcaacctgggatagtggaaggtgtccctgcccatggcaggggttggaatgagattatcttgaaggtccctttcaacctaAACCATCTcacaattctgtgatttcaagTGATTTTGACGGATGcaataaaagaatgaaaatgaagagtGGGTGCAATtaaatacagataaataaattacagtACGTAAAATGTAAGACATTTAAATGTAGGGTGAAAAAGGGCTGGTTCAGTTACACTTCAGAAACACAGTGACAACAGCAGGAGCCAACAGTGCCACATTCCAGCCATGGAAACAGGCATCGCCCAAGGGGACACGGGCAGAAATGTCATGTGTGAGATATTCAAAGTGGCCTTTCCACCCTGGCAAGGCCTCATCTGGAGCCCCGGTGCCCTAACCTCTCTGCAGCACTTCCAGCACTATGCGGAGCATTTGGAGAGGGaccagagggaggagaaaaggccGGAGATCTCGGAAATGTGAACTGGTCAAAAAGGTTGGAAGGGTTTAGTTCGTGTGTTGGAAATGAGAATATGCCAAGGAAATCCACAGGAATCTTCTTCgtgcaagaaaaaagaagcagcaaagaagaaagtaataaaatattttatgtgtcCCGTGGTGGAAATATGGGAGAACAGTACAAAAACAGATGCTAAGAGATATTAAAACTAAATTCCTAAAGGGATGAGAGTCTCTGAGCAATTCCAGGCTGTGGAATCTTCCTTGTTGGAAACTTTCAGGGACACCTTAAGCAAAAATCTGCCTGGTCTTGTCCAACACTGCAGCAAGGACATGAAgatcttagagatcttttcccCCCTAATGTGATTCTGTGGAAAGGATCAAGACCTTTTATGATTTTTGCTGGACACAAAATATCCATAACAGTGAGTTTATGGATGGAAAAGGTGAAAGACCCTCTTTGGTCACCTGAGAGATCAAGAGTTTTGACCAAAATCTGGTCATTAGGGTCTTGGATGTGACCCAGGATACCTGAGAAGGATCAAATGCCaatttccacattttcctttgtCCCACATTTAGGCCATAAAGCTGCAGCCTTTTATTCTGGATCTAGGCTGGACCACAGAAAGGTGCTGTGTAAAAGCCTCTCCTTAAATCCATTTGGAATCTGCTGCCAATATCAACTGTCACCAGTAAGGAATCCCACCATGAACCTGTGATCCTGGATCTCTGTGATCTTTCCAATTCGTGCTGGGTCACACTGAGGATGTTGCCTTTGAAAATTCTCCTCTTCTGTCCATCTTATGTCTCTTCCATCAGGAATTGTGGGCAATAAatccatcttttttttaaaaaaagaactgaatCGTCATTTTCCCCCAccccaaactggccaaaggtcctgctcttccagGCACACTGGAGAATCATTCCAAAGGATGTAGGAGCAGGGGGTTGATACATCAGTGATAATTGATTAATTAGATGCCTCTTTCTCAACCAGATTCGTATCGTGGTTTCTGAGAAACCAACAGGTGTGGAGGAAATTTTGGCACTCTGGTCATCCTTCCCACATGCCAGGAGCGATGGAGCAACACGTGTGTCTCACTCCCAGAAGGAGGACAACAGTCAGCCTTCCCTTTGGGACCAGGATGCCTTTAACATGAAAAGTTCTTTCACCTCTGCCGCTGATTTAATCTACAAAAATCTCCAGTGTTGCATTTTCCAGGAAGACACGTGGCAAACCACTACAAGCGAGGAAGCAGCACGacagaaaaatctctaaaacactaaaaaatggaaattattaaggaaaaaagccccattttgttatgttttttaTCACTTCCAGCTTGCCTCCTTTTGTAAGATCCCAAAGACCACAGTGTGGATTCAACCTGGCATCCAGCACCACCAGAGCTGGCAAGAAGAATCAATTAATCAGATCCTTATTTCTATATCAAATCATTGAGGTGCAAAAGGACGTTGGTGACACCATCACAACTCTGCAAAGCTGGGTGACAGAGCCCTCTAAAGTTTTGCCACGTGGGAAATTGCCACTATTTCCCCCCTAACtcttatatattttaatatatttttaatatatttccagagcaggagcagcacgaGGGGCTCACCTTGTTCCACCCAGAGGACAGCAGCCAGCAAGGTGACCAGAGGAGCCCTCATCTCCAGCAGatcctcccagcagcactggggagctGTTTGGAGGGCAGGTTTTATACCCCAGCCCGACAGCAGCAGTTTTACAGGTTCCCTCGCGGGTGGACATGAAATAAACCCGAGGGTGTGGAATGCTCATGTGGGAGTTTTCCACGCCAGAGCCCTCGGAACAGGGCTGGCACCTCTGGGGAAAAGCCCTTTCAGCCACGCATTTCTTGCTCTTCCTGTCCCGTGAGTGATGGGAAGCCAGGAtctgctctctcctcctctgaatttcttccttcccttccttccctgatGAAAGCAGAGCCCGGAGCTACGGGGAGATTGGTCCTAGGAATGAATTTTTCTAGTCCTTTTGCATAGACAGCACGTGATGTTCCAGGGGTTTGAAGCGTTCATTTGTTGGTTTTAATTATTCAACGGCTCCAGACTCAGCCTCTGAGCTGGCCTAAGCTGGTTTGCCTCAAAATCAGTGTGTTTTACACTAAATTAAATTAGCTAATGGTTGGTTAAACAGGAGATTTTCCTCAAATTTTCATGTCAGTCTTCATTTCTTTATCAATTTTCCTCTGGTTAATCCCTCTGCTTGCTCTCTTTCCTGCTTGTAATCCTCAAATACCTTGTACAGTTTTGACTTAATGAAGTTTTTCTGCTATCCAGGGATTCTTTAGAGGAGCTGCTTTTCTCCACGCCCAACAGTTTCTCAAAATCAGGCCTCCATTTCCAAGCCTACAAATTGGCACCCTGGAATTGCAGCTCCGCTCTGGAAAGAGCCATCCCTCAAAgtgtcatttttttcattccctccTCTTAAATCaaaccttttgcttttattcctcTGTGTTGCTCCTCTCACCTGAATTCCTTAAAATCTGTTCCTGACAGTCTGGGATAGAGATCCTCGTTCGAGATGCATCTTGTAAGAGCTGCCAAGTCCACAGAGCTTCTTCTAAAACAAGATTAGCCCTggacagcagaaagaaaatattgtcaaacccctgctttttttctggcaatTATGGAATAACGTAACTGGCATTTCCCCGCACGTAGCCATCAGCAGGGTATTTCTGTCTGTTTCTGACATGAATCATTCCAGCACTGGATGATTTCCAGATCCGTGTGATTGTCTGACACTTTCTTCAGGCCCTCCTGACCTGCTCCAGGGATGACGTCATCAGGTGGAAAATTCCGGAGTTTTCCAGGCCCTGTGTGCAGACATTCCCTGGGTTTTGGGAGGTTGGTGAGGTCAGCGAGGACGTGGTGATGATCCAACTGAGCCTTGTGCTTCACAGGGGACAGCTTGGTCCTTTGCCCCAGCATTATATAAACAGGTTTTTCTCCCTCATTAGCGGGTGTGGCCCTCGCTGGCATTTTGCAGTGAGggctaaaggaaaaaaaacctcttttttcccttatttttggtttaatttatCCCATAGATTTGTTGtgtttattccttttctctgccGTATCCCTGCTTCTGTTGATTTCCATAGAATTATGAACTGGGTTGGTAGGAAGGGACTTAAAAATAACCTTGACCCAACCTCATggcatggacagggacaccttccactatcctaGATgtctccaagccccatccaaccgGGCTTTGTTGATTTTTCCAACATCCATTTCATTCCCACATGACTCTTCTGGGAACAGGATCAGCACAAGTCAACTTTGACTTAGACTTTGAAGGAGCAGTGAGGCTAAAACATTCCCAGCACATCTCCAACAAATATGTACTAAGGAGAGATATTTGGGtgggaaatgggatttttctaTGTCTTCTGGGAGCTGTCTCCAGGACATGAATGTCTTCCTCAGTACCTTGGAATGCTGGAGCATTCCCTCTTCCCGGTGCATGGAGAGCATGGAAAAGATATTAATTTCTCAATAGGGCAGATTACAAAACTCAAAAGCACTCAGAGGCATCACCCAAGGATCCAGCATGGAGAGACTGCCTCCTGCATTTCGGGATCACAGCCTGGAGgagggcctggagcagggacaccaggTGAGGAGTAAGACTGAGGaagactgggggaaaaaaataaatccccaaGGAAGCTGAGTCACCTCTCTGAAGTAAACTTGTCATTATCCATACAGGAAAATTAAAGTGGATCAAATTGGAGCCATGGATTGGCTCCGTGACAAGAGAGCAGCAGTCAGCTTTGGAAAAAGGGTTGCTCTTGTCCCATTCCACGGCTTCCAGAAGATTTTTAGACCCAGTGAGGATGTTGCTTTGATCTCTTTCATCCATCCTGTCTCTTGCTTTGGCATGGAGGCACTGTGTTGGGTCTGGGCAAATAAATGGGAGAAAATTTATGGTGTGAGGGAAAAGGCTGGGGAATAATTCAAGGagggcagaaggcagcagagatcCTTCAAAATAAATGGTGGGAAAGCCccaagagagggaaaagaagggcCAGAGTTAAAGCACCTCCTGCAGATGCCTCATTCAGGCAGGGAAAGGCCTCCTTGGCTGATCCAGGTCCTGGTGCAGTGACTCAGAGCTctgaaaaaataagttttatatAATccacagggagagagagaggcagtTACCTCCCGGATCAATCCCGGCTACTGGAATGAGGCTCCCATCTCCTTCCCAAAAGCCCTGCAGGCATGGCAGATGTCTCTGCTCATGGGGCAGCTGAATGCTGCCATGTGAGGATTGTGCAGCCATGGGAGGCACCAGAAACCCGGGGGTGATGGGAGGATTTGGAATTAGGGAGCAGCACCTGCGTGGGAGGTGTCAATCGGGAGTTCTCGGGAAGGCTGGCAGAGTCTCCTCTTACACAACAGTCCCAGGGGAAGGTTCACCATGGGAGCTCTTGTGTTTTTAGGACCTCCTGTGCCTCAGGGAAgttgctgctcctgcctccagaTAAAGGCTTTGGGATGTGGGTGAGCTTTGGAGCACATGGATGCGTTTTGCTGGGCACTAAGGAAAAACCTGTGGGAGCAGCGGGAAATCAGGCAGGAAGGAGCCAGCCAGGATGGGGCTGCTCCCTCAGGGATGGCACTTCTGGATTCCCAGAGCTGTTCCCTCTAGGATGGCACTTCTGGATTCCCAGAGCTGTTCTTAACTTCTCCATGCAACAGCCATAACCAGGGCATGAAACCCTCCAGGTGCTTCCATCCCCTTTTCCATGCCAggatccttcccttcccaaaacaGAGGCACCTGCCAAGTTCAGGCAACTCAAGACATGACCTTAATGTTAAACCTGGCTGCCAAGGGCAGGTCTGGACTCCCGAGCTCAGCAGAACAAGGCCTGAGGCCATGCTGGCCCCATCTTGGCCTTTGCCTGTGCCAGCCATTGTCCCAAAGGAATCCTAAACATGTGGATAGCACAGGATGAGGATTATTCCAAATAGTTCAGTTGTCACGGTCTTAGGAGCAGGGTGTGGGGCAGAATGTGGCCAGCCAAGGTCACAGAATTggcttgtttggggttttttggatcTGTGTCACTTGAATATCCCTAAATTTGGCAGGAAGGGATGCAGGATGAGAATAATTCAGGCAGATGGATGGAGCCAGCTCAGATAGGATAGGCAATAAAATCCAAGGGGAGAATGGAGAGACTCATGGCAAAAATCAAAGTATCCTTGGTCAATCCTGCATTTACACCGAGGGGGAAACAATGAGTTGAGGCAAGGAAATAGAGATTGGATGGAAAGACCCAGGGTAAGACTTGAGGAAGAAGCCAACGAGGAAATCTGGGAGAGAAAACAACCAGGGagtgcagagctggggttgGACGTGGATGGGAGGAAGGTGAGCAGGAAGGGGTAAGAGCAGACTGGGATGAGCTGGAGCCGTGAGCCCACgttccctctgcagagctgctgtaaaAAACAAAGATGTGGCTGTTCCCAAGCATTGTTGTTCCTCTAATCCCAGAAAATCCCTGTCAGAATGAGCAGTACATGGAGCTGTGCAAGGAGTCTAGGGACAGAAAACCAGCTGGGTGAGCTGCACCCAACTGGTTTCCCTGGGAGGTCTTCCTCAGGATGATCCTTGTGGAGAGAGAGCTCCTTGAGCCCAGGAGAAAGCAGTTCAGCCTCCCTGGAAGGGTTGGAGTGAA contains:
- the LOC136373468 gene encoding lymphocyte antigen 6E-like, which gives rise to MRAPLVTLLAAVLWVEQVYPFMCYTCQEQESNKDCLTISMCDKEDKHCVTVRKDVGTKPNKPKYVISKMCSPTCPATDQQQIQSSQNVSCCEKPLCNVNGVSSRQSSHGMMSLGVLASVTYIFAYGL